From Pontibacter actiniarum, a single genomic window includes:
- a CDS encoding alanine/glycine:cation symporter family protein, translating to MKKFILSAVLSLGACSSLFAQTHKTTVDERIDAAVGPTAQFISDIIFYEVRVTDDLGIPLILVWLLAGALFFTFYLGFINIRGFRHALDIVRGKYNQENAPGEVTHFQALTAAVSGTVGLGNIAGVAIAISLGGPGATFWMILAGLLGMSSKFVSCTLGVKYRDEHADGTVSGGPMHYLNKGLSERGMAGVGKFLAVFFSIMCIGGAIGAGNMFQINQATQQFIAVTGGEASSFFGGGNAWIFGLIMAVLVGLVILGGMKSIARVTEKVVPLMCGVYIVAAIIVLLANFSHIPEAFAAIFEGAFTTTAIGGGVVGVMIQGLRRGMFSNEAGIGSASIAHSAVQTNVPVTEGFVASLEPFIDTVIVCTMTALVIIVSGMYQVDSTGDGIALTSAAFATVISWFPIVLAGAVILFAFSTMITWSYYGLKSWTYLFGHNKAADISFKVLFCAFIVLGAPMQLGSVVAFSDAMLFAMSIPNMIGLYLLAPVVKRDMQAFLAYARSSKKQPLTEDAVEAEAAKA from the coding sequence ATGAAAAAATTCATACTATCTGCAGTGCTCAGTTTGGGGGCCTGCAGCTCCCTCTTTGCCCAAACACACAAAACCACCGTCGACGAAAGAATCGATGCTGCAGTCGGACCTACCGCCCAGTTTATCTCCGACATTATCTTTTATGAAGTCCGTGTTACAGACGACCTGGGGATTCCGCTGATCCTGGTTTGGCTGTTGGCCGGCGCCCTGTTTTTCACCTTCTACCTGGGCTTTATCAACATCAGGGGCTTCCGGCACGCGCTCGACATCGTGCGGGGAAAGTATAACCAGGAAAACGCGCCGGGCGAGGTGACGCATTTCCAGGCCCTGACGGCTGCTGTTTCGGGCACGGTAGGCCTGGGTAACATTGCCGGTGTCGCCATTGCCATCTCCCTGGGTGGCCCGGGGGCAACCTTTTGGATGATCCTGGCGGGTTTGCTGGGCATGTCGTCCAAGTTCGTGTCCTGCACCCTGGGTGTGAAGTACCGCGATGAGCACGCCGACGGCACCGTTTCGGGCGGACCGATGCACTACCTGAACAAAGGCCTGAGCGAGCGTGGCATGGCCGGTGTAGGCAAGTTCCTGGCTGTGTTCTTCTCCATCATGTGTATTGGCGGGGCCATAGGCGCCGGCAACATGTTTCAGATCAACCAGGCCACGCAGCAGTTTATAGCCGTAACGGGCGGCGAGGCCTCTTCTTTTTTCGGAGGCGGTAACGCCTGGATCTTCGGCCTGATCATGGCTGTGCTGGTGGGCCTTGTAATTCTGGGGGGTATGAAGAGCATCGCCCGCGTAACCGAGAAAGTGGTGCCGCTTATGTGCGGTGTTTACATTGTGGCCGCCATTATCGTGCTGCTTGCTAACTTCTCGCACATCCCGGAGGCGTTCGCCGCAATTTTTGAAGGCGCCTTTACAACCACAGCTATTGGTGGAGGTGTAGTGGGCGTGATGATACAGGGCCTGCGCCGCGGCATGTTCTCCAACGAGGCAGGCATCGGTTCGGCTTCCATTGCGCACTCTGCCGTGCAAACTAACGTGCCAGTTACAGAAGGTTTCGTGGCTTCGCTGGAGCCGTTTATAGATACCGTGATCGTGTGTACCATGACGGCACTGGTGATTATCGTATCGGGCATGTACCAGGTGGATAGCACCGGCGACGGCATTGCCCTTACCTCTGCCGCCTTTGCCACCGTTATCAGCTGGTTCCCGATTGTTCTGGCGGGGGCAGTGATCCTTTTCGCCTTCTCCACCATGATTACCTGGTCTTATTACGGTCTCAAGTCCTGGACCTACCTGTTTGGCCACAACAAAGCGGCCGATATCAGCTTTAAGGTGCTGTTCTGTGCCTTTATTGTACTGGGTGCCCCGATGCAGCTGGGCAGCGTGGTCGCCTTTTCTGATGCCATGCTGTTTGCCATGAGTATTCCGAACATGATCGGCCTGTACCTGCTCGCCCCCGTTGTGAAGCGCGACATGCAGGCGTTCCTGGCCTACGCACGCTCCTCCAAAAAGCAGCCGCTTACCGAAGATGCCGTAGAAGCCGAAGCAGCCAAAGCCTAA
- a CDS encoding alpha/beta hydrolase family protein: MKTRFHSFILLLLLCLGLFSCKQEDKPIPPIERMEQYSTVKKYPGKVSTESLAAWKKALPEVQDVRIKSTADGQVEPALFYTSESSRKKPLLVVLHSWSNTYLQVPSLPFALWAKKYDWAFIQPNFRGIFDNPEAMASDAAIQDVVDAVEYAKQHANIDTSRIYLLGASGGAMTSLVSAGRHPELWAGVAAWVPVFDVPDWYDFNLYYPHRKYIAQIETALGGKPLPGTAAEAEGKKRSPSTYIRQAKDVPILIAHGINDLLVPPSHSIRAFNALAHPSDTISQEQMAYIVKEQKLPESLEGNYSDEYFSEADPEVVFTRESGNVKLLLFVGVHDMAYNPTLLWLNEQRKQLTQDTTKVQ, translated from the coding sequence ATGAAAACCCGCTTTCACTCTTTTATACTCCTGCTGCTACTGTGCCTGGGGCTCTTCTCCTGTAAACAGGAGGACAAGCCCATCCCGCCGATTGAGCGCATGGAGCAGTACTCTACCGTAAAGAAGTACCCGGGCAAGGTGAGCACCGAGAGCCTGGCTGCCTGGAAAAAGGCCCTGCCCGAAGTACAGGACGTACGCATTAAGTCTACTGCAGACGGGCAGGTAGAGCCAGCCTTGTTTTATACTTCTGAGTCCAGCAGGAAGAAGCCGCTGCTGGTGGTGCTGCACAGCTGGAGCAACACCTACCTGCAAGTGCCCTCGCTGCCTTTCGCGCTCTGGGCCAAGAAGTATGACTGGGCCTTTATCCAGCCCAACTTCCGCGGCATTTTCGATAACCCGGAGGCAATGGCCTCTGATGCGGCCATTCAGGATGTGGTGGATGCCGTAGAGTACGCCAAGCAGCACGCCAACATCGACACATCGCGCATCTACCTGCTGGGAGCCTCTGGCGGTGCCATGACCTCCCTGGTTTCTGCCGGCCGCCACCCTGAGCTATGGGCTGGTGTAGCCGCCTGGGTGCCCGTTTTTGATGTGCCCGACTGGTATGACTTTAACCTCTACTACCCGCACCGCAAGTATATCGCCCAGATAGAAACCGCTCTGGGGGGGAAACCCCTCCCGGGAACAGCAGCAGAGGCCGAAGGAAAAAAGCGCAGCCCGAGCACCTACATCCGACAGGCGAAGGATGTGCCCATCCTGATAGCGCACGGTATAAACGACCTGCTCGTGCCGCCCAGCCACTCCATCCGCGCCTTTAACGCCCTGGCGCACCCCTCCGACACCATTTCGCAGGAGCAGATGGCGTACATCGTAAAGGAGCAGAAATTACCCGAGAGCCTGGAAGGCAACTACAGCGACGAATATTTTTCGGAGGCAGACCCAGAGGTCGTGTTCACCCGGGAGTCCGGCAACGTAAAGCTGCTTCTGTTTGTGGGCGTGCACGATATGGCCTACAACCCCACCCTGCTCTGGCTAAACGAGCAGCGGAAGCAGCTAACACAGGACACCACCAAGGTGCAATAA
- a CDS encoding NUDIX hydrolase — MTSKTPPDAGKPKLETVDQVSSGGVAYRMADAGVEVALISVGTPVRWQLPKGIVDAGETPEATALREVREEAGIQTRLLQKIETITYWYVGDRGKQRVRFHKFVHFFLLAFESGSVADHDHEVNEARWVPLAQAQEMLAFKTEKQVLEKAEKLIHGMEQ; from the coding sequence ATGACATCAAAAACTCCCCCTGACGCAGGTAAACCCAAACTGGAAACAGTAGACCAGGTTTCTTCGGGCGGCGTGGCTTACCGTATGGCGGACGCAGGCGTAGAAGTGGCGCTGATATCGGTGGGGACGCCTGTGCGGTGGCAACTGCCAAAGGGCATCGTGGACGCGGGTGAAACACCCGAGGCAACAGCCCTGCGCGAGGTGCGCGAGGAAGCCGGCATCCAGACCAGGCTCCTCCAGAAAATCGAGACGATAACCTACTGGTACGTGGGCGACCGCGGCAAGCAGCGCGTGCGCTTTCATAAGTTTGTCCACTTCTTTCTGCTGGCTTTCGAGTCCGGCAGCGTTGCGGATCACGATCATGAGGTAAACGAGGCGCGGTGGGTACCACTGGCGCAGGCCCAGGAGATGCTTGCCTTTAAAACGGAGAAACAGGTGCTGGAGAAGGCGGAGAAACTGATACACGGGATGGAGCAATAA
- a CDS encoding class I SAM-dependent methyltransferase, with protein sequence MVAVSNEQPEEKYLHGYSPEEQNRLYKQARFMENKIYSDIDFSTVTKLLEVGCGVGAQSEILLRRFPHLFLTGVDYSEKQIAQARKYLSTVLYAKDRYELLQENAMDMSFTSQADFDGAFLCWVLEHIPEPARVLSEVRRVLKPGSPIVITEVLNSSFFVEPYSPNVLQYWMRFNDLQYDLSGDLFVGAKLGNLLQSVGFQRITTETKTYHLDNRNPAKRAEMIGFWTELLLSGLPQLLEAGYVDADLAEKVKEEMRAVAKSPNAVFFYTFIQAKAFTS encoded by the coding sequence ATGGTAGCAGTATCAAACGAACAACCCGAAGAGAAGTACCTGCACGGCTACTCTCCGGAAGAGCAGAACCGCCTGTACAAGCAGGCAAGGTTCATGGAGAATAAGATTTACTCCGACATCGACTTTTCCACTGTCACGAAACTGTTGGAGGTAGGCTGTGGCGTTGGGGCTCAGTCTGAGATTTTGCTGCGCCGTTTCCCCCACCTGTTCCTGACGGGCGTTGATTACTCTGAGAAACAGATTGCCCAGGCACGAAAGTACCTTTCTACGGTACTGTATGCCAAAGACCGTTACGAGCTGCTGCAGGAAAACGCCATGGACATGAGCTTTACGTCGCAGGCAGATTTTGACGGTGCCTTTCTGTGCTGGGTGCTGGAGCACATTCCGGAACCGGCACGGGTGCTGTCGGAGGTGCGCCGCGTACTAAAGCCCGGCAGCCCGATCGTAATCACGGAGGTGCTTAACTCCAGCTTCTTTGTGGAGCCCTACTCGCCTAACGTGCTGCAGTACTGGATGCGGTTCAACGATTTGCAGTATGACTTAAGCGGCGACCTGTTTGTGGGCGCCAAGCTCGGCAACCTGTTGCAGTCAGTGGGCTTCCAGCGCATCACCACTGAGACCAAAACCTACCACCTGGACAACCGAAACCCTGCCAAGCGAGCCGAAATGATTGGCTTCTGGACGGAGCTGCTCTTAAGCGGGCTGCCGCAGTTACTGGAGGCCGGCTACGTGGATGCCGATCTGGCAGAGAAGGTGAAAGAGGAAATGCGCGCGGTGGCCAAAAGCCCGAACGCGGTGTTCTTCTATACTTTTATACAGGCAAAGGCCTTTACCTCGTAG
- a CDS encoding Bor family protein, translated as MKRNLTLFGAAFLMSTMMTSCYTYTFSVGKGAQSNVEVKKKNHYVVYGLAPISTSNPAEMAGGAQDYTVKVEHSFVDGLINGLTFGLYNPTTTTVTK; from the coding sequence ATGAAAAGAAATCTTACGCTATTTGGAGCTGCCTTCCTTATGTCTACTATGATGACATCCTGCTACACCTACACCTTCTCTGTTGGAAAAGGTGCTCAGTCAAATGTAGAGGTAAAGAAAAAGAATCATTATGTAGTTTATGGTCTGGCTCCCATCAGCACATCAAACCCTGCTGAAATGGCCGGTGGTGCTCAGGACTACACGGTTAAAGTGGAGCACTCATTTGTGGACGGGTTGATAAACGGGCTTACCTTTGGCCTTTACAACCCAACTACCACCACCGTTACAAAATAA
- a CDS encoding SDR family oxidoreductase produces MKRILITGSNGLLGQKLAELLLPRQEVEVLATSRGDNKLAEIFPTLPFRSMDVTKPEQVEQVVSEFRPTHIIHTAAMTNVDQCESDRDGALLLNRDAVQYLVNACEKYNAHLIHVSTDFIFDGENGPYDEEAAANPVNFYGETKLMAEEVVKQAKCKWAILRTVLVYGVVNDQGRSNIVLWVRDSLQAGKVIRVVTDQFRTPTLAEDLAMGCWLAAAHDAEGVYNISGSEMLTPYDMAMQVADFFALDKSLVDKADGSTFTQPAKRPARTGFIIRKAETELGYRPHTFAEGIRVVAEQAPVSR; encoded by the coding sequence ATGAAAAGAATACTGATTACGGGCTCTAACGGGCTACTGGGCCAAAAGCTGGCCGAGCTGCTGCTGCCGAGGCAGGAGGTGGAAGTGCTGGCGACCAGCCGGGGCGACAACAAACTGGCCGAGATCTTCCCGACACTGCCGTTCAGAAGTATGGACGTGACCAAACCGGAGCAGGTAGAGCAGGTGGTGAGCGAGTTTCGCCCGACACACATTATCCATACCGCCGCCATGACCAATGTGGACCAGTGCGAGAGCGACCGCGACGGAGCGCTGTTGCTGAACCGCGATGCCGTGCAGTACCTGGTAAACGCCTGTGAGAAGTATAACGCCCACCTGATCCATGTCAGCACAGACTTTATCTTCGACGGGGAAAATGGGCCTTACGATGAGGAAGCCGCGGCGAACCCGGTTAACTTCTACGGCGAAACAAAACTGATGGCAGAGGAGGTCGTGAAGCAGGCAAAGTGCAAGTGGGCCATCCTGCGCACGGTGCTGGTGTACGGCGTGGTGAACGACCAGGGCCGCTCCAACATTGTGCTGTGGGTGCGCGATAGCCTGCAGGCCGGCAAAGTGATCCGGGTGGTGACGGACCAGTTTCGCACGCCCACGCTGGCCGAGGACCTGGCCATGGGCTGCTGGCTGGCCGCAGCGCACGACGCAGAAGGCGTTTACAATATCTCGGGCAGCGAAATGCTGACCCCTTACGACATGGCCATGCAGGTAGCCGACTTTTTTGCGCTGGATAAATCCCTGGTGGACAAAGCAGACGGCAGCACCTTTACGCAGCCGGCCAAACGACCGGCGCGCACCGGTTTTATCATCCGCAAGGCGGAAACCGAGCTGGGGTACCGCCCGCATACCTTCGCGGAGGGCATCCGGGTGGTGGCGGAGCAAGCCCCTGTGTCACGGTAG
- a CDS encoding ComEA family DNA-binding protein has product MKKLRHWIRRNFGFSQREVNAFLVLLTLLVLLTAAPFLFSWVYTSESGGFTSAQDRQLLDSLVAQLEAKQPEPKAKYGVATVALRPFNPNQLTVEEWQAFGLPRYLAQRILNYRSKVGDLTYKAELGKIYGLPDSVFQRLYPYIQLPEERPNKYKPGAYAGRQPTANPNWSSSRPAREKFILAPFNVNTADTTQLKQIRGIGSKLSSRIVKYRSGLGGFYSMAQLQEVYGLQPEVVDSLQKYTFVAKGYAPNQLHLNTATADELKAHPYISSNVARAIVAYREQHGTYGQVEDVRQVKLVTAELYEKLQPYLAL; this is encoded by the coding sequence ATGAAAAAATTAAGGCACTGGATACGCAGGAACTTTGGCTTTTCGCAGCGCGAGGTAAACGCGTTTCTGGTGCTTCTCACCTTACTGGTGCTGCTTACGGCAGCACCTTTTCTTTTTAGCTGGGTTTATACTTCGGAGAGCGGCGGCTTTACCTCCGCGCAGGACCGCCAGCTGCTCGATAGCCTGGTGGCGCAGCTGGAGGCAAAGCAACCTGAGCCGAAAGCGAAGTACGGCGTGGCAACTGTGGCGCTTCGCCCCTTTAACCCCAACCAGCTGACGGTGGAGGAGTGGCAGGCCTTCGGGTTGCCCAGGTACCTGGCGCAGCGCATCCTCAACTACCGCAGCAAAGTAGGCGACCTGACCTACAAAGCCGAGCTAGGCAAAATCTACGGCCTTCCGGATTCTGTTTTCCAGCGGCTGTACCCGTACATACAGTTGCCCGAGGAGCGGCCGAACAAGTATAAACCGGGAGCCTACGCCGGGCGCCAGCCCACGGCCAACCCAAACTGGAGCAGCAGTCGCCCTGCGCGCGAGAAGTTCATCCTGGCGCCTTTCAACGTCAATACCGCCGATACTACCCAGCTCAAGCAAATCCGGGGCATCGGCAGCAAGTTATCGTCCCGCATTGTAAAGTACAGGAGTGGCCTGGGTGGCTTTTATAGCATGGCGCAACTGCAGGAGGTGTATGGGCTGCAGCCCGAGGTTGTGGATAGCCTGCAGAAGTATACGTTTGTGGCGAAAGGCTACGCGCCCAATCAGCTACACCTGAACACGGCTACCGCTGATGAGCTAAAGGCGCACCCGTACATTTCCTCCAACGTGGCACGCGCTATTGTGGCCTACCGGGAGCAGCACGGCACGTATGGGCAGGTGGAGGATGTGCGGCAGGTAAAGCTGGTAACGGCGGAACTTTACGAAAAGCTGCAGCCGTACCTGGCGCTGTAG
- a CDS encoding sodium-dependent transporter has translation MSANKESWGSRVGLILAMAGNAVGLGNFLRFPVQAVQNGGGAFIIPYLVCFLVMGIPLLWIEWSMGRFGGKFGHHSTPFIVDTMHKNRLWKYIGVFGIWTNIAVASYYCYLESWTLSYVMHSLAGTFADLDQDGVAAFFNEYVSIGKSTLGIPFEPVVFFVLCLLLNTWILSQGLAKGVERVAKVGMPMLIVFGAFLAYKGFTVSAGENGAINDSAVGLNFLWTPNYEQLWSPTVWLAAAGQIFFTLSVGMGTVHCYASYVRSKDDIALNAMSAGWMNEFVEVVLGSSILIPISIGYLGIDRVTELVQLGGLGLGFKTLPYLFFQWGDVIGAVAGFMWFGLLFFAGITSSLAMGTPWIGFLQDEFNWKRKSAAWSFGLIVLILGMPTVLFFKYGVFDEYDYWAGTVSLVVFALFETILFAWVFGMNKGWREITSGADIKVPGIYRFIIKFITPLLLLWVFVGSLVTPKGGDWGKAFAGEWVLDDGSIINKLKNVSLKRQLAEATDPAVIQQLQDTLFFVNASRILLVTVFLSIALLVYIAYKKRVREGRI, from the coding sequence ATGAGTGCTAACAAAGAATCCTGGGGCTCGCGCGTCGGTCTGATTTTGGCGATGGCCGGTAATGCCGTAGGTCTCGGAAACTTCCTGCGCTTTCCGGTGCAGGCAGTACAAAATGGCGGCGGCGCCTTCATCATCCCTTACCTTGTCTGTTTTTTGGTCATGGGTATTCCCCTCCTCTGGATAGAGTGGTCTATGGGCCGCTTCGGAGGAAAGTTCGGGCACCACTCCACACCCTTCATCGTGGACACCATGCACAAGAACCGCCTCTGGAAATACATTGGCGTGTTCGGTATCTGGACAAACATTGCCGTTGCCTCCTACTATTGCTACCTGGAGTCCTGGACGCTTTCTTATGTGATGCACTCGCTGGCCGGCACTTTCGCTGACCTGGATCAGGATGGCGTGGCCGCTTTCTTTAACGAGTACGTGTCCATTGGCAAGTCTACGCTGGGCATACCGTTCGAGCCGGTTGTGTTCTTCGTGCTGTGCCTGCTGCTGAACACCTGGATTCTGTCGCAGGGGCTGGCAAAAGGCGTGGAGCGTGTGGCAAAAGTGGGGATGCCAATGCTGATCGTGTTCGGCGCGTTTCTGGCCTACAAAGGCTTTACGGTGTCAGCCGGTGAGAACGGTGCCATTAACGACAGCGCCGTAGGCCTCAACTTCCTCTGGACTCCGAACTATGAGCAGCTGTGGTCGCCAACCGTGTGGCTTGCCGCTGCCGGTCAGATTTTCTTCACCCTGTCAGTGGGTATGGGTACGGTGCACTGCTATGCTTCCTACGTACGCTCTAAAGACGATATCGCCCTGAACGCCATGTCAGCGGGCTGGATGAACGAGTTTGTGGAAGTTGTGCTGGGCAGCTCCATCCTGATCCCGATCTCTATCGGTTACCTGGGCATTGACCGCGTAACAGAACTTGTACAGCTGGGTGGCCTGGGCCTTGGCTTTAAAACGCTGCCGTACCTGTTCTTCCAGTGGGGCGATGTGATCGGTGCCGTGGCTGGCTTTATGTGGTTCGGTTTGCTGTTTTTCGCCGGCATTACCTCCTCCCTGGCCATGGGTACGCCTTGGATCGGCTTCCTGCAGGACGAGTTTAACTGGAAGCGTAAGTCTGCGGCCTGGTCTTTCGGCCTGATCGTGCTCATCCTGGGCATGCCTACGGTGCTGTTCTTCAAGTATGGCGTTTTTGATGAGTATGACTACTGGGCAGGTACCGTGTCGCTGGTGGTGTTTGCCCTCTTCGAGACAATTCTGTTTGCGTGGGTGTTTGGCATGAACAAAGGCTGGCGCGAAATTACCTCTGGCGCCGATATCAAGGTGCCGGGTATCTACCGCTTCATCATCAAGTTCATCACGCCGCTGTTGCTGCTGTGGGTGTTTGTTGGCTCGCTGGTTACGCCGAAGGGCGGCGACTGGGGCAAAGCCTTTGCCGGAGAGTGGGTGCTGGACGATGGCTCCATCATCAACAAGCTTAAGAACGTAAGCCTGAAGCGCCAGCTGGCTGAGGCCACAGACCCGGCCGTAATTCAGCAGCTGCAGGACACGCTGTTCTTCGTGAACGCTTCGCGTATACTATTGGTAACCGTATTCCTGAGCATCGCGCTGCTGGTGTACATTGCCTACAAAAAAAGAGTTAGAGAAGGAAGAATTTAA
- a CDS encoding peptidylprolyl isomerase, translating to MKLLKSIAAGVALAALLPLSVLAQKPKGKDQLVTISTPQGEIKMVLFDDTPQHKANFLKLAREGFYDGTTFHRIIDGFMIQGGDPNTKDDDPRNDGGGSPGYTVPAEINPKHRHVRGAVAAARQDDRVNPERASSGSQFYIVENHNGTPMLDEVYTVFGQVVDGLEVVDKIAELPKGGRDRPLSEVEMKVTVEEVKKKKIAKKYDYNYNTQTLEKK from the coding sequence ATGAAACTCCTGAAAAGTATAGCTGCCGGAGTGGCACTGGCCGCGCTTCTGCCGCTCTCTGTGCTGGCCCAGAAACCCAAAGGCAAAGACCAGCTTGTAACCATCTCCACCCCGCAGGGCGAAATCAAAATGGTGCTCTTCGACGACACGCCCCAGCACAAAGCCAACTTCCTGAAGCTGGCCAGAGAGGGCTTCTACGACGGCACCACGTTTCACCGGATCATCGACGGCTTCATGATCCAGGGGGGCGACCCGAACACCAAAGACGATGACCCGCGGAACGACGGCGGGGGCAGCCCGGGCTACACGGTGCCTGCCGAAATCAACCCGAAGCACAGGCACGTGCGCGGCGCCGTGGCCGCCGCCCGCCAGGACGACCGCGTGAACCCGGAGCGCGCCAGCAGTGGCTCCCAGTTCTACATTGTGGAGAACCACAACGGCACCCCGATGCTGGATGAGGTCTACACCGTGTTTGGGCAGGTGGTAGACGGGCTGGAGGTGGTGGATAAGATCGCCGAGCTGCCGAAAGGCGGCCGCGACCGCCCCTTGTCTGAAGTGGAGATGAAGGTGACGGTGGAAGAGGTGAAGAAGAAAAAGATCGCCAAGAAGTACGACTATAACTACAACACACAAACGCTGGAGAAGAAATAA